The Mercenaria mercenaria strain notata chromosome 8, MADL_Memer_1, whole genome shotgun sequence genome has a segment encoding these proteins:
- the LOC123523072 gene encoding U6 snRNA-associated Sm-like protein LSm6: MSKKQTPSEFLKKIIGRPVVVKLNSGVDYRGVLACLDGYMNIALEQTEEYVNGQLKNKYGDAFIRGNNVLYISTQKRRG; encoded by the exons ATGAGTAAGAAGCAGACGCCTAGTGAGTTTTTGAAGAAGATTATTGGCAGACCAGTGGTGGTTAAACTCAACTCTGGAGTGGATTACAGAG gAGTGTTGGCCTGTTTAGATGGTTATATGAATATTGCACTGGAACAGACAGAGGAGTATGTAAATGGACAGTTGAAAAACAAATATGGAGATGCTTTTATTAGAGGCAATAAtg TACTGTACATATCTACGCAAAAGAGACGAGGATGA